A stretch of Sphingomicrobium flavum DNA encodes these proteins:
- a CDS encoding nuclear transport factor 2 family protein, with translation MADSPCTSDVERLEAEWRDALFSKDEGELRRLIHPDFKLVGIRSTGSIAVDLEGWIEALQRMDLVSLDVRVMDCVCTHNTLVATVDAKWEVRYLGQVIDERVLLTDVWVRGDGDWQVVRRHSSPVPPGVNLGD, from the coding sequence GTGGCTGACAGTCCCTGTACATCGGACGTTGAAAGGCTGGAGGCAGAGTGGCGTGATGCACTTTTCTCCAAGGATGAAGGCGAACTGCGCCGCCTGATCCATCCCGATTTCAAACTGGTCGGCATCCGCTCGACCGGCTCGATCGCGGTCGACCTGGAAGGCTGGATCGAAGCCCTGCAGCGCATGGACCTGGTCAGCCTTGACGTTCGCGTCATGGATTGCGTGTGCACCCACAATACGCTGGTCGCCACGGTCGATGCCAAATGGGAGGTCCGCTACCTCGGCCAGGTGATCGACGAGCGCGTGCTGCTCACCGATGTCTGGGTGCGCGGCGACGGCGACTGGCAGGTCGTGCGCCGCCATTCATCGCCGGTCCCTCCCGGGGTCAATCTGGGCGACTAG
- a CDS encoding winged helix-turn-helix domain-containing protein — translation MAGNKISSRLVDLESQLERAKRRLEDGLSLVADAQKALADVQSAIIGSPAAAVDTDSDEAASKLLDSLKAQGQDMPETLCDGRMAVDPVQRLIRIDGNPIGITEMEYRVLELLAYARNNVVTRNMLLKHLYRRADDQPQPKIIDVFISKLRKKLRSASGGAEFIETIPQRGWILRDNQG, via the coding sequence ATGGCGGGTAACAAGATTTCATCGCGGCTGGTCGATCTGGAGAGCCAGCTCGAACGCGCCAAGCGCCGTCTTGAAGACGGCCTGTCCCTCGTCGCCGATGCCCAGAAGGCGCTGGCCGACGTGCAATCGGCGATCATCGGGTCGCCCGCCGCGGCGGTGGACACCGATAGCGATGAAGCCGCCTCCAAGCTGCTCGATAGCCTGAAGGCGCAGGGGCAGGACATGCCCGAGACGCTGTGCGACGGGCGCATGGCGGTCGATCCGGTGCAGCGCCTGATCCGTATCGATGGCAATCCCATCGGCATCACCGAGATGGAATATCGCGTGCTGGAGCTCTTGGCCTATGCCCGCAACAATGTCGTCACGCGCAACATGCTCTTGAAGCATCTCTATCGCCGCGCCGACGATCAGCCGCAGCCCAAGATCATCGATGTCTTCATTTCAAAGCTGCGGAAGAAGCTGCGCTCGGCCAGCGGCGGGGCGGAATTCATCGAGACGATCCCCCAGCGCGGCTGGATCCTGCGCGATAATCAGGGCTGA
- the queF gene encoding preQ(1) synthase has product MEPKHLGQTSALPASPEQAELDYVPNPRAGELYLTRFTAPEFTSLCPVTGQPDFAHLVIDYAPGETIVESKSLKLFLGSFRNHAAFHEDCTVGIGKRLADEMKPKWLRIGGYWYPRGGIPIDVFWQTGTPPEGLWIPNQGVQTYRGRG; this is encoded by the coding sequence ATGGAACCGAAACATCTTGGCCAGACGAGCGCGCTGCCGGCATCGCCGGAACAGGCCGAGCTCGACTATGTGCCCAATCCGCGCGCGGGCGAGCTTTACCTGACCCGCTTCACCGCGCCCGAATTCACCTCGCTCTGCCCGGTCACGGGGCAGCCCGATTTCGCGCATCTGGTGATCGACTATGCGCCGGGCGAGACGATCGTGGAATCGAAGAGCCTGAAGCTGTTCCTCGGCAGCTTTCGCAACCATGCCGCCTTCCATGAGGATTGCACGGTGGGCATCGGCAAGAGGCTGGCGGACGAGATGAAGCCCAAATGGCTTCGGATCGGCGGCTATTGGTATCCGCGCGGCGGCATTCCCATCGATGTTTTCTGGCAGACGGGCACGCCGCCCGAAGGACTGTGGATCCCCAACCAGGGGGTGCAGACCTATCGCGGGCGGGGCTAG
- the sseA gene encoding 3-mercaptopyruvate sulfurtransferase, whose protein sequence is MDELVTTQWLADHLDDEDIRIVDATFLLPGSGRDAREEYAAAHIPGAVYLDISRVADSAHPAPNMLPRPHRFAEEMRQLGIGHDDRIIVYDNSPHHNAARGWFMLRHFGARQVAILDGGLQKWLAEGRPVDAAAPTIHDTVFRATEGDMEVAAKADILAGKTPPVIDARGPDRFAGNSPEPREGLEAGHIPGARNLPYADLYNEDGTFKDKDGLAAAFAEAGVDPAQPFTASCGSGVTACALIFAARQLGHDSGILYDGSWAEWGADPETPKERS, encoded by the coding sequence ATGGACGAACTGGTGACTACCCAATGGCTGGCCGACCATCTGGATGACGAGGATATCCGCATCGTCGATGCGACATTCCTGCTGCCGGGCAGCGGGCGCGATGCGCGGGAAGAATATGCTGCGGCGCATATCCCGGGTGCGGTCTATCTGGATATATCGCGGGTGGCCGACAGCGCGCATCCAGCGCCCAACATGCTGCCCCGCCCACACCGCTTTGCCGAAGAAATGCGCCAGCTCGGCATCGGTCACGACGACCGCATCATCGTCTATGACAACAGCCCGCACCACAACGCGGCCCGCGGCTGGTTCATGCTCCGCCATTTTGGCGCGAGACAAGTCGCGATTCTCGATGGCGGCTTGCAGAAATGGCTGGCCGAAGGGCGCCCCGTCGATGCGGCCGCGCCCACGATCCACGACACCGTATTCCGTGCCACTGAAGGCGACATGGAAGTCGCGGCCAAAGCGGACATCCTGGCCGGCAAGACGCCGCCTGTCATTGATGCGCGGGGTCCCGATCGCTTTGCCGGCAACAGCCCCGAACCGCGCGAAGGTCTGGAAGCCGGCCACATTCCAGGTGCGAGAAACCTGCCCTACGCAGATCTTTACAACGAGGATGGCACCTTCAAGGACAAGGATGGCCTCGCCGCCGCCTTCGCCGAAGCGGGCGTTGACCCCGCCCAGCCCTTCACCGCCAGCTGCGGCTCAGGCGTCACCGCCTGCGCGCTGATCTTCGCGGCACGGCAATTGGGCCATGACAGCGGCATTCTTTATGATGGAAGCTGGGCCGAATGGGGCGCGGACCCCGAAACGCCGAAGGAACGCTCCTAA